A region of Reichenbachiella carrageenanivorans DNA encodes the following proteins:
- the pssA gene encoding CDP-diacylglycerol--serine O-phosphatidyltransferase → MSIRSFIPNAFTSLNLAFGCLAIIEIFEGRLENVIYYTVLSGVVDFFDGFLARLLKSTSNIGKDLDSLADMVSFGVVPALVVYKMLQTSTPGTYWPYVAVLIAVMSGLRLAKFNNDTRQSDRFFGLPTPANACLINSLAYLAAVGIWTEYLNQWIVLVGLAIGTSILLIADIPMMAFKFKKLGRKGNEGKYAFLLISLAMIVLLKLVAIPLIIVLYIVGSIVGHIFTPK, encoded by the coding sequence ATGAGCATTCGCAGCTTCATCCCGAACGCCTTTACCAGTCTCAACTTAGCTTTTGGCTGTTTGGCTATCATAGAAATATTTGAAGGTCGGTTAGAAAATGTTATTTACTATACCGTACTCTCGGGAGTGGTAGATTTTTTTGATGGGTTTCTGGCTCGTTTACTCAAGTCCACTTCCAACATTGGCAAAGACCTCGATTCGCTAGCAGATATGGTCTCCTTTGGTGTAGTGCCTGCTTTAGTCGTTTATAAAATGCTACAAACCAGTACTCCGGGAACTTATTGGCCCTATGTGGCGGTTTTGATTGCGGTAATGTCTGGGCTGAGGTTAGCCAAGTTCAACAATGACACGCGACAATCGGATCGGTTTTTCGGATTGCCCACTCCTGCCAACGCTTGTTTGATCAATTCATTGGCATATTTAGCCGCTGTAGGTATATGGACGGAGTATTTGAACCAATGGATAGTGCTAGTTGGCCTAGCAATAGGTACTTCTATCTTGTTGATAGCAGATATTCCTATGATGGCTTTCAAGTTCAAGAAACTTGGTCGCAAAGGCAACGAAGGCAAATACGCTTTTTTACTTATCAGCCTGGCTATGATAGTTTTACTGAAATTAGTGGCTATTCCATTAATTATTGTCTTGTATATTGTTGGCTCTATAGTAGGTCACATATTCACACCCAAATAA
- the porU gene encoding type IX secretion system sortase PorU, whose protein sequence is MKGKLHIVWGLCLIWLASWDAQSQASSSVLADGQWYKIAILHDGIYKIDRNLLEEMGIAVDQIDPRKLALYGNAMNGMLPQANSESRPNDLSENAIFVVGQSDGQFNNEDYLLFYGKSSDHLSYNPSTEAFAYERNVYSDTAFYFLTVKASDGKRMPTITAPAGTASTQSSYAYIQPHELEKNTIINSGRHWFGERFTSATKTHKVTFTSNGIVGSADIDIFTSVLSRSIGTSSFDLNLNGISLGSIDMDPISSGTYVTQADVKTDTFSINPSGINTANGLTLNYTFNESGFNDGYIDYVHMVYERTLSLSLGALLWHKRTGEAAYKITGAESSAQIWDITNPTDIIKIQAQSSGSNLTFGTSTDMNSFLAFNDAQATAPILIGAIDNQNLHDLPAADGIIITHRNFLAAAQHLAEYRTQHDGLLVEVVTVDQIYNEFSSGAQDVSALRDFIKFQYDKYNQLKQVLLFGDCSFDYKDRSINSTNFVPVYESRNSLHKLWSYSSDDYFGFMEDNEGEWIETQAGDHTMEIGVGRIPIQTSEDGEAVINKIIRYQTNRLGYGKWRNKISFIADDGDNNIHQQDANKMATYVDTTRQELNVNKIYLDAYKQDQNKSPAASEAFVNAISDGNLIVNFTGHGNEGQLTHEGIFDEFMISDLSNNILMSLFITATCQFGNYDYPNRISGGEKMVLLPYGGSVALITATRPVYSNTNFQLNEAFYFSAMNKANGQYKRLGEMMRETKNSSLVGAGNRNYALLGDPMMRISFPEQTIALTAINGQSIDQLDTLRAFGKYTISGEVQVGDVLDTRFDGILNMIVFDKPAKFQTLGDESTKEIYDIRDVLLFQGKATITEGKFDVDFIVPKNINYSFGEGKISFYALNKLSTIDAHGAFSEVIVGGSEQVKNPDKTPPNLSIYLNDTTFQSGETVGPSPVLMVKLTDESGINISNAGFGNELMLYLNDEEPVVVNEYYEASLDTYQEGWITYPFDNLAAGRHELTLVASDIFNNETEETIEFFITKENGIHLTEVINYPNPIMPGVEQTTISFKHDRLGEDLFAYLTITDIQGQEILTQSYRFDNVSENMLKIVWNLNSSGTGRVRKGIYIYRLKVQSRVDGSAGEVFRRMVILN, encoded by the coding sequence TTGAAAGGGAAATTACATATCGTTTGGGGTTTGTGTCTGATTTGGTTGGCCTCTTGGGATGCTCAATCTCAAGCATCCTCTTCTGTATTAGCAGATGGCCAATGGTACAAAATAGCCATTCTACACGATGGGATATACAAAATAGATCGAAATCTACTCGAAGAAATGGGCATAGCCGTAGACCAGATCGATCCTAGAAAATTAGCTCTATATGGCAATGCTATGAATGGCATGCTGCCACAAGCCAATAGCGAAAGTAGACCTAATGACCTGTCCGAAAATGCCATTTTTGTAGTAGGTCAGTCCGATGGCCAATTCAACAATGAAGACTATCTTTTGTTTTACGGCAAGTCCTCAGACCATTTAAGTTACAATCCCTCCACAGAGGCTTTTGCTTACGAAAGAAATGTCTACAGTGATACGGCTTTTTATTTCCTTACGGTAAAAGCCTCTGATGGCAAGCGTATGCCTACCATAACTGCACCTGCAGGCACAGCATCTACCCAATCTTCTTATGCCTACATCCAACCACACGAACTAGAAAAAAACACCATCATCAACTCTGGTCGGCATTGGTTTGGTGAGCGGTTTACCAGTGCCACAAAAACACACAAGGTCACTTTTACTAGTAATGGCATCGTGGGCAGTGCTGACATAGATATTTTCACTAGTGTGCTGTCTCGATCCATCGGTACGTCGTCTTTCGACCTCAATCTCAATGGTATTTCGCTCGGCTCGATCGACATGGATCCGATCTCTTCTGGGACGTACGTCACACAAGCCGATGTAAAAACAGATACTTTTTCTATCAACCCATCGGGCATCAATACAGCCAATGGATTGACATTAAATTATACATTTAATGAATCTGGATTCAACGATGGCTATATAGACTATGTACATATGGTCTACGAAAGAACGTTGAGTTTGTCGTTAGGGGCATTGCTATGGCACAAGCGCACAGGCGAAGCGGCCTACAAAATAACAGGAGCAGAGTCTAGTGCGCAAATCTGGGATATTACAAACCCAACTGACATCATAAAAATACAAGCTCAATCTTCTGGAAGCAACTTGACTTTTGGTACGTCGACTGACATGAATTCCTTCTTGGCATTCAACGACGCTCAAGCTACAGCTCCTATACTCATAGGTGCCATCGACAACCAGAACCTCCACGACCTGCCTGCCGCTGATGGTATCATCATCACCCATCGAAATTTTCTAGCCGCCGCACAGCACTTGGCAGAATATCGAACACAACACGATGGCTTGCTAGTAGAAGTCGTCACTGTAGATCAGATTTACAATGAATTTTCTAGTGGTGCACAAGACGTCTCCGCTCTTCGGGATTTTATAAAATTTCAATACGACAAGTACAATCAACTAAAACAAGTGCTTCTTTTCGGAGATTGTTCATTCGATTACAAAGACCGAAGTATCAATTCCACCAATTTTGTGCCCGTGTATGAGTCTCGCAATTCGCTGCACAAGCTCTGGAGCTACTCGTCCGACGACTATTTTGGTTTTATGGAAGACAATGAAGGCGAGTGGATAGAAACCCAAGCCGGAGACCATACCATGGAAATAGGCGTGGGTAGGATTCCGATACAAACCAGCGAAGATGGTGAAGCGGTAATCAATAAAATCATACGCTATCAAACCAATAGGCTAGGTTATGGTAAGTGGAGAAACAAAATTTCTTTTATCGCCGACGACGGCGACAACAATATCCACCAGCAAGATGCCAACAAGATGGCTACCTATGTGGATACCACACGACAAGAGCTGAATGTAAACAAAATCTATCTCGACGCATATAAGCAAGACCAAAACAAATCGCCAGCAGCATCGGAAGCTTTCGTTAATGCTATTTCGGATGGAAATTTGATTGTAAACTTTACCGGACACGGCAATGAAGGACAACTGACCCACGAGGGCATTTTCGATGAATTTATGATCAGCGACTTGAGCAACAACATCTTAATGTCGCTCTTCATCACAGCCACCTGCCAATTTGGAAACTACGACTATCCCAATAGAATCTCTGGTGGAGAAAAAATGGTGCTCCTCCCCTATGGTGGGTCAGTGGCTTTGATCACAGCTACTCGACCCGTCTACTCCAACACCAATTTTCAGCTCAACGAAGCTTTCTACTTCTCCGCCATGAACAAAGCCAATGGCCAATACAAACGTCTAGGTGAAATGATGCGCGAAACCAAAAACAGCAGCCTGGTAGGTGCTGGCAATAGAAACTATGCACTCCTAGGCGATCCCATGATGCGCATTTCATTTCCAGAACAAACCATCGCACTTACTGCTATCAATGGTCAGTCTATCGATCAACTCGATACACTGCGAGCATTTGGCAAATACACCATCAGTGGAGAAGTACAAGTAGGTGACGTATTGGATACACGGTTCGACGGTATCCTAAACATGATCGTTTTCGACAAACCTGCCAAATTTCAAACACTGGGGGACGAAAGTACCAAAGAAATCTATGATATCAGAGATGTACTCCTGTTTCAAGGAAAAGCTACCATTACCGAAGGAAAGTTCGATGTTGATTTTATCGTACCTAAAAACATCAACTACTCTTTTGGTGAAGGAAAAATTAGCTTTTATGCCCTCAACAAATTATCAACAATAGATGCACACGGGGCATTTTCAGAAGTAATAGTAGGAGGATCTGAACAAGTAAAAAACCCAGACAAAACCCCTCCAAATCTTTCTATCTATCTCAATGACACTACCTTTCAATCTGGGGAAACAGTTGGCCCGTCGCCAGTCCTTATGGTGAAGCTCACTGATGAAAGTGGTATTAATATTTCAAATGCAGGCTTTGGCAACGAACTGATGCTCTATCTCAACGACGAGGAACCTGTCGTCGTCAACGAATATTACGAAGCCTCCCTCGACACCTATCAAGAAGGCTGGATCACTTACCCATTCGATAACCTAGCCGCTGGAAGACATGAATTGACCCTAGTCGCTTCAGATATTTTCAACAACGAAACAGAAGAAACCATCGAATTTTTTATTACCAAAGAAAACGGGATTCATTTGACAGAAGTCATCAACTACCCCAACCCCATCATGCCTGGAGTAGAGCAAACCACGATTAGTTTTAAACACGACAGACTAGGCGAAGATCTTTTTGCCTACCTCACAATCACAGATATACAAGGGCAAGAAATATTAACCCAGTCCTACCGTTTTGACAATGTTTCTGAAAATATGCTAAAAATTGTCTGGAACTTGAACAGTTCTGGTACAGGAAGAGTAAGAAAAGGGATATATATTTATAGGCTCAAAGTGCAAAGTAGAGTAGATGGATCCGCAGGAGAAGTGTTCAGAAGAATGGTTATACTGAATTAG
- a CDS encoding MBL fold metallo-hydrolase: protein MIQIQNFVFNPFLENTYVLYDETKEAIVIDPGCYEQAERTELSDFIEANELKVVQLINTHCHIDHVFGNSFIKRKYDVKLTIHKEDEATLRSVEVYAPAYGFQNYERSEADAFYEEGDQVKFGQSTLDVLFTPGHAPGHVILVNQEQNICIGGDVLFDGSIGRTDLPGGEYDVLIQSIHDKVFALGDETVVYPGHGGTTTVGKEKISNPFCALSK from the coding sequence ATGATCCAAATTCAGAATTTTGTTTTCAACCCCTTCTTAGAAAACACTTACGTCCTCTATGACGAGACTAAGGAGGCGATTGTTATCGATCCTGGGTGCTACGAACAAGCCGAAAGAACCGAACTTTCAGACTTTATCGAGGCCAACGAGCTGAAGGTCGTCCAGTTGATCAATACACATTGTCATATCGATCACGTGTTTGGCAATTCATTTATCAAAAGAAAATATGATGTCAAACTGACAATTCATAAAGAAGACGAAGCTACACTACGTTCGGTAGAAGTCTATGCACCCGCCTATGGGTTTCAAAACTATGAGCGATCGGAGGCAGATGCTTTTTATGAAGAAGGTGATCAGGTCAAATTTGGCCAATCTACTTTAGACGTGCTGTTTACTCCTGGGCATGCCCCTGGTCATGTGATATTGGTCAATCAAGAGCAAAATATTTGTATTGGTGGGGACGTACTTTTCGATGGCAGCATAGGGCGTACAGATTTGCCAGGGGGAGAATACGATGTACTAATCCAAAGCATCCATGACAAAGTATTTGCGCTTGGAGACGAAACAGTAGTATACCCTGGCCATGGTGGTACCACCACCGTTGGCAAAGAAAAAATATCCAACCCCTTTTGCGCCTTGTCCAAATGA
- a CDS encoding WG repeat-containing protein — protein MLCQSSIDFYEEKGKTGLKDAEGNTVIPANYDQLGWTKGFSFPVNDVIGYKQGAWGLISVKNKVITPPLYYSLEAQHKNLIVASIKSKYSNELFYGVISSKGHVVVDFKYHSLTPLHDLIIVSVRRKGKSYYGLLDQQGKELLATDFANISYFKEGLFVFTTSSQRKGIIHKSGTIKVEATLDSIAPVSESYTLIFKSGKIGAIDSAGTVLHKPLYKKIVDRQTVKPFKQYQIIDASHESLHDFYCDSILEISSDLLAIVRNDYFEILNVDFDPIFRGEALNHLSAYRKNVIFKTNDKYQIIKYNGEPVYAPGFDTLLFDESYMYGLFEGQWSIFNKFGSSLSKLRFDSLLTGSNNLIPVKRMGYWGYIDHSGKMAISAKFDEAGVFVGNIAQVNYLGSRRIINQFGEFIGEPNYDRIKIEKVNTALVTKRGRTDLINYRGEVLFQTYNQLSPNFFGYLETTAEGHKGLVSHLGEIILYPEYDSISEPMNRRYAVVQQADKVGLINFKGFWVLPLSKETQEICHVNDGFISIKRNGQYGFVDFGQRLLIANRYEKTKPFTSGLAAVKLNGKWGFIDKKEHLLIQPTYTEVTPFKNGIALVSRVGKLGAIDAEERQKIKIEFDTIQTTTHDFLLVKKEGKMGLFNQAGQQLLQPSYTDIRPTMDDHFIVERRGLSGLIDPTGRYSIPLRYYSIREISHGRYICLETDPKAEE, from the coding sequence GTGTTGTGCCAATCTTCTATTGACTTTTATGAGGAGAAGGGCAAAACAGGGCTCAAAGACGCTGAAGGAAATACAGTGATTCCTGCCAACTATGACCAACTGGGCTGGACCAAGGGGTTTAGTTTTCCTGTGAATGATGTGATAGGATATAAGCAAGGTGCTTGGGGTCTGATCTCGGTGAAAAACAAGGTAATAACCCCGCCACTTTATTATTCGCTAGAAGCACAGCACAAAAACTTGATCGTGGCTTCTATCAAGAGCAAGTATTCCAACGAACTTTTTTATGGTGTGATTAGCTCGAAGGGTCATGTGGTAGTCGATTTTAAGTATCACTCACTTACGCCATTGCACGATCTGATTATCGTATCCGTGCGTCGAAAAGGAAAGTCATATTATGGCTTGTTGGATCAGCAGGGTAAAGAGCTGCTTGCTACGGATTTTGCCAATATTTCTTATTTCAAAGAGGGTCTTTTTGTATTTACTACGTCTAGTCAACGCAAGGGAATCATTCACAAAAGCGGAACGATCAAAGTTGAAGCAACGTTAGATAGCATAGCTCCTGTTTCCGAAAGCTATACGTTGATTTTCAAATCAGGAAAAATAGGAGCGATAGATTCTGCTGGTACAGTCTTGCACAAACCGTTGTATAAGAAAATAGTAGATAGACAAACTGTAAAACCATTTAAGCAGTATCAAATCATTGACGCCAGCCACGAATCTCTCCATGATTTTTATTGTGATTCTATTTTGGAGATTTCTTCAGACTTGTTGGCCATTGTTCGTAATGATTATTTCGAGATACTCAATGTAGACTTCGACCCCATTTTTAGAGGAGAGGCATTGAATCATTTATCTGCTTATCGCAAAAATGTGATTTTTAAAACCAATGATAAATACCAAATCATCAAGTACAATGGTGAACCAGTGTATGCGCCAGGCTTTGATACGCTATTATTTGACGAAAGCTATATGTATGGCCTGTTCGAAGGGCAGTGGAGTATCTTCAATAAGTTTGGCTCGAGTCTATCAAAACTACGTTTTGATAGTTTATTGACAGGAAGTAATAATCTGATTCCTGTCAAACGGATGGGTTATTGGGGTTATATCGATCATTCGGGGAAAATGGCCATTTCAGCAAAATTTGACGAGGCTGGCGTTTTCGTTGGCAACATAGCACAAGTCAATTACTTAGGCTCTCGCCGAATCATAAACCAGTTTGGTGAATTCATAGGTGAGCCTAATTATGATCGGATAAAGATAGAGAAGGTCAATACGGCGCTAGTCACCAAACGCGGACGTACAGACCTGATCAACTATCGAGGGGAAGTACTTTTTCAGACTTATAATCAGCTTTCCCCAAATTTCTTTGGCTACCTGGAGACGACAGCTGAAGGTCATAAAGGCTTAGTATCCCATCTGGGCGAAATAATCCTTTACCCCGAATATGATAGCATTTCTGAACCAATGAACCGAAGGTATGCTGTGGTGCAGCAAGCAGATAAAGTGGGGCTGATCAATTTCAAAGGTTTTTGGGTTTTGCCTTTGTCTAAGGAAACACAGGAAATTTGCCATGTGAATGATGGTTTTATTAGTATCAAACGAAATGGACAATATGGATTTGTGGATTTTGGTCAGCGGCTACTCATTGCGAACCGGTATGAAAAGACAAAGCCCTTTACGTCTGGACTCGCAGCAGTAAAACTCAATGGTAAGTGGGGGTTTATTGATAAGAAAGAACATTTGTTGATCCAACCTACTTATACTGAAGTTACCCCTTTTAAGAATGGTATTGCGCTCGTAAGTAGGGTGGGCAAGCTTGGAGCAATAGATGCAGAAGAGCGCCAAAAAATCAAAATAGAATTTGACACGATTCAAACGACAACGCACGATTTTTTGTTGGTTAAAAAAGAAGGTAAAATGGGACTCTTCAATCAAGCAGGTCAGCAGCTTCTTCAGCCTTCATACACAGACATACGACCTACGATGGATGATCATTTTATCGTGGAGCGAAGAGGGTTGTCGGGTCTCATAGATCCCACGGGCAGGTACAGCATACCACTTAGATACTACAGCATCCGTGAAATATCTCATGGTAGATACATCTGCTTAGAAACAGACCCTAAAGCAGAAGAATAA
- the hemA gene encoding glutamyl-tRNA reductase has protein sequence MHNQFKAVSLSYKNTPVEVREMVAFDEAQSKRLLEMVEDYADISEALIISTCNRTEVYYSSPTDHYETIIKLIGVVKGMFNIADYKKYFSNLNEHHGAVSHLFNVSMGLDAQVVGDLQIINQVKTAYQIAADQNIVGPFLHRLLHTIFFTNKRVVQETAFRDGAASVSYATVDLIDELTTAHQQPNILVLGLGEIGEDVARNLERITDKRVFICNRSIEKANELAVELGFEVVPFDAHEQAILDADVIISSVRVDTPLITKSTFAAHKILSHKYLFDLSIPRSIDQNIEEVNGLLLYNIDGIQAKATQALEKRLAAIPDVKAIIAEAIAEFGNWSKEMEVSPVINKLKNALEDIRQTEMARYLKKANETETELLDKVTKNIMQKIIKLPVLQLKAACQRGEADSLIEVLNDLFNLEEQSEKIKSKE, from the coding sequence ATGCACAATCAATTCAAAGCAGTAAGTTTATCTTATAAGAACACCCCGGTAGAAGTGAGGGAGATGGTAGCATTCGATGAGGCGCAGAGCAAGCGACTTCTCGAGATGGTAGAGGACTATGCCGACATTTCTGAAGCTTTAATAATTTCCACTTGCAACCGCACAGAGGTTTATTACTCTTCACCTACGGATCATTACGAAACGATTATTAAATTGATCGGCGTGGTGAAAGGCATGTTTAATATTGCGGACTACAAAAAATATTTTTCTAATCTCAATGAACATCATGGGGCGGTCTCGCATCTATTCAATGTGTCTATGGGGTTAGACGCTCAGGTGGTAGGTGATTTACAAATCATCAATCAGGTAAAAACGGCCTATCAAATTGCTGCAGATCAAAATATAGTAGGACCATTCCTACATCGATTGCTTCATACTATATTTTTTACTAATAAACGTGTGGTACAGGAAACAGCCTTTAGAGATGGTGCTGCATCAGTATCGTATGCTACGGTAGATCTAATCGACGAATTGACTACGGCTCATCAGCAACCAAACATATTGGTGTTGGGTTTGGGTGAGATAGGCGAAGATGTAGCTCGTAACCTAGAGCGTATCACGGACAAGCGAGTTTTCATTTGCAATAGAAGCATAGAGAAAGCCAATGAACTAGCGGTAGAGTTGGGTTTTGAAGTAGTGCCATTCGATGCACATGAGCAAGCGATTCTCGATGCAGATGTGATTATTTCATCTGTGAGGGTGGATACACCACTGATTACAAAATCGACTTTTGCTGCTCATAAAATTCTTAGTCATAAATACCTTTTTGATCTGTCGATCCCTAGAAGTATCGACCAGAATATAGAGGAGGTCAATGGGCTATTGTTATATAATATCGATGGTATACAGGCGAAGGCTACACAAGCACTTGAAAAGAGACTGGCTGCAATACCTGATGTGAAAGCCATCATTGCCGAAGCCATTGCAGAATTTGGCAATTGGTCCAAAGAAATGGAAGTTTCTCCAGTGATCAATAAACTCAAAAATGCATTAGAAGACATCCGTCAGACAGAAATGGCTCGTTATCTCAAAAAAGCCAACGAGACCGAAACAGAGCTGCTTGACAAAGTGACCAAAAATATCATGCAAAAGATCATTAAGCTTCCCGTATTGCAACTCAAGGCTGCTTGCCAGAGAGGGGAAGCCGATTCGCTGATAGAAGTGCTCAATGACCTATTCAACCTAGAAGAACAGTCGGAAAAAATCAAATCAAAAGAGTGA
- the porV gene encoding type IX secretion system outer membrane channel protein PorV codes for MTTTTIKRILLASILSLPGFMVSAQTQVTGQEGADDRRVITTAVPFVSFAPDSRASGMGDAGVATSPDANSVHWNNGKLAFIEHNYGASLSYSPWLGKIVDDMSLTYLSGYYKLDRIQTLGLSMRYFDLGEIHLTDLEGSQLGIENPREVAFDGTYSRKLTEKIGIGVTARYIWSNLVGSGTNAAKPASSFAVDLGFYYTNPIVIGGKDSEISFGTAITNIGQKMTYGTQSDADFIPINLRVGTALKVGLDAFNSLTFALDLNKLMVPTPPIYDENDDGSRNQDNNGNDIILKGKDPNRNLMAGMFGSFTDAPDGFSEEMQEIMIATGVEYWYKELFAARLGYFYENKNKGGRQYMTLGLGFRYQKFGIDFSYLVPGDNNHPLAETIRFSLLFNFDKAEAQDTTLN; via the coding sequence ATGACAACGACAACAATCAAAAGAATCTTGCTTGCCTCGATTCTTTCACTACCAGGTTTCATGGTCTCTGCACAAACTCAAGTGACAGGACAAGAAGGAGCCGACGACAGAAGGGTAATCACCACAGCGGTTCCATTCGTAAGTTTCGCCCCAGACTCAAGAGCATCGGGCATGGGAGATGCTGGTGTAGCAACTTCTCCAGATGCCAATAGCGTACACTGGAACAACGGTAAACTAGCCTTTATTGAGCACAACTATGGTGCTTCACTTTCTTACTCTCCCTGGCTGGGCAAGATAGTAGACGACATGTCGTTGACCTACCTATCGGGCTATTACAAACTCGACAGAATCCAAACCTTGGGTCTATCCATGAGATATTTTGATTTAGGAGAAATCCACCTTACAGACCTAGAAGGGTCTCAACTAGGTATAGAAAACCCAAGAGAAGTAGCCTTCGACGGTACTTACTCTAGAAAACTCACCGAAAAAATAGGCATCGGAGTAACAGCCAGATATATCTGGTCCAACCTCGTAGGCAGTGGTACCAATGCGGCTAAACCCGCTAGCAGTTTTGCGGTAGATCTCGGATTTTATTACACCAATCCAATCGTGATCGGAGGCAAAGATTCTGAGATCTCGTTTGGTACGGCCATTACCAACATCGGTCAGAAAATGACTTATGGTACACAGTCAGATGCCGATTTTATTCCCATCAACTTGAGAGTGGGTACTGCCCTCAAAGTAGGACTAGATGCTTTCAACTCGCTAACTTTTGCTTTAGACTTGAACAAACTCATGGTGCCTACTCCTCCGATCTATGATGAAAATGACGATGGGTCTCGCAATCAAGACAACAATGGCAACGACATCATCCTAAAAGGAAAAGATCCAAATAGAAACCTAATGGCTGGTATGTTTGGCTCATTCACAGATGCACCTGATGGCTTCTCGGAAGAGATGCAAGAGATCATGATTGCCACTGGCGTGGAATATTGGTACAAGGAATTGTTTGCCGCTCGTCTGGGCTATTTTTATGAAAACAAAAACAAAGGGGGCAGACAATACATGACACTAGGATTAGGGTTTAGGTATCAAAAATTTGGGATCGACTTCTCTTACTTAGTGCCTGGAGACAACAACCACCCACTAGCAGAAACCATTAGATTCTCACTATTGTTCAACTTTGACAAAGCTGAAGCACAAGATACCACGCTGAATTAA
- a CDS encoding M16 family metallopeptidase → MLDRTLAPPSGEIVFGGLPAVNQQTLHSNTSLFWLQAGDQPVVKIELVFQSGIWFESKKSTSWLAIKMLVEGTQNKTAKEITAGFEKLGAFLEIGAGFDDVSISVYGLRRNFDQVISLLNEIINEPVFPKREFEILKSNRKDQIILNDNKSNLLASKKLREAIYGSSFPYGQALAATDIEAVSLEEVKAYYQERLFYQPKIYMAGDIDDQLVSCLNSQLNIPKATPTTERPIEFQSDQHDIYVAKTGSMQSSIRIAWLVPNKRSEDYFNYQIANSLLGGYFGSRLMKNIREEKGYTYGIHAYPVHLKHSSFGMIAGDVVATHTQDTFTEIKSEIDKLLNEPIPTEEVEVLTNYLAGSFLASINTPFQLMDKFKKIEEADLDDAYYDRYFDALRTIDENQIKTAIEKHFNPAAAYTTIVGLNQ, encoded by the coding sequence ATGTTAGACAGAACCCTTGCTCCACCTTCAGGAGAAATCGTATTTGGAGGACTACCTGCCGTCAACCAGCAGACTTTACATTCGAACACTTCCCTTTTTTGGCTCCAGGCTGGCGATCAGCCCGTTGTCAAAATCGAACTGGTCTTTCAGTCGGGCATTTGGTTTGAATCTAAAAAATCTACCTCATGGCTGGCCATTAAAATGCTAGTCGAAGGAACCCAAAACAAGACGGCAAAAGAGATCACTGCTGGTTTTGAAAAACTCGGTGCATTTCTAGAGATAGGAGCTGGTTTTGACGATGTATCTATATCTGTATATGGGCTGAGAAGAAACTTCGATCAGGTTATTTCTCTGCTCAACGAAATCATCAATGAACCTGTATTTCCTAAACGTGAATTCGAAATTCTAAAATCGAACCGCAAGGATCAGATTATCCTCAATGACAACAAAAGCAATTTACTTGCTTCCAAAAAACTGAGAGAAGCCATATACGGCTCTTCCTTTCCTTATGGTCAGGCATTGGCTGCTACAGACATAGAGGCCGTCAGTTTGGAAGAAGTTAAAGCTTACTACCAAGAGCGGTTATTTTACCAGCCTAAAATCTATATGGCTGGCGATATAGACGATCAACTTGTCTCATGTCTAAACTCACAACTGAACATCCCAAAAGCAACACCTACTACTGAGCGACCCATCGAATTCCAGTCCGACCAACATGATATTTATGTAGCCAAAACAGGCAGCATGCAATCATCTATTCGCATAGCTTGGCTGGTGCCAAACAAGCGATCAGAAGACTATTTCAACTATCAAATAGCCAATAGCTTACTGGGGGGGTACTTTGGCTCACGACTAATGAAAAACATACGGGAAGAAAAGGGCTACACTTATGGCATACATGCCTATCCTGTACATCTCAAACACAGTTCATTTGGAATGATTGCAGGAGATGTAGTGGCTACTCATACACAAGACACCTTTACGGAAATCAAATCAGAAATAGACAAATTGCTGAATGAACCCATTCCTACTGAAGAAGTAGAAGTGCTGACTAACTATTTAGCTGGTTCGTTTTTGGCATCTATCAATACCCCTTTTCAGCTAATGGATAAGTTTAAAAAGATAGAAGAAGCTGATTTAGACGATGCCTATTATGACAGATATTTTGATGCACTGAGAACCATCGACGAAAACCAAATCAAAACAGCCATCGAAAAGCATTTTAACCCTGCAGCGGCATACACCACTATCGTAGGGCTCAATCAATAG